In the Pseudomonas sp. ADAK2 genome, one interval contains:
- a CDS encoding ZIP family metal transporter, producing the protein MGTETLAIGSGRMFRYALGSLLLLAGMTLLVAQGLAWLDLEPKLLRALQGGAICALGTALGAVPVLVIRRMPQALSDTLLGFGAGVMLAATAFSLIVPGISAAESLGLTPWAASGLISFGIMLGAFGLFLVDRKVSGASPEMLVGTLERPVIPPRIWLFVFAIIAHNIPEGMAVGVSAGGGMPDADSLAMGIALQDVPEGLVIALVLAGAGMSRVKAFLIGAASGLVEPVFALLCAWLVSLAELLLPLGLALAAGAMLLVVTHEVIPESRRNGHDKLASLGLLMGFCLMMVMDTALA; encoded by the coding sequence ATGGGCACTGAAACACTGGCGATCGGTAGCGGACGAATGTTTCGTTACGCGTTGGGATCGCTGTTACTGCTGGCGGGTATGACGTTGTTGGTCGCCCAGGGATTGGCGTGGCTGGACCTTGAGCCGAAGTTGCTGCGCGCCCTGCAAGGTGGCGCGATTTGCGCCTTGGGCACCGCGCTCGGGGCAGTGCCGGTCCTGGTGATTCGGCGCATGCCCCAGGCGCTCAGCGATACCCTGCTGGGTTTCGGTGCCGGTGTGATGCTTGCAGCGACGGCGTTTTCGCTGATCGTCCCGGGCATCTCTGCGGCCGAAAGCCTGGGGCTGACGCCTTGGGCGGCCAGCGGTTTGATCAGTTTCGGCATCATGCTCGGCGCGTTCGGGTTGTTCCTGGTGGATCGCAAGGTCTCCGGGGCCAGCCCGGAAATGCTCGTCGGCACCTTGGAACGCCCGGTGATTCCGCCGCGGATCTGGTTGTTCGTGTTCGCCATCATTGCCCACAACATTCCCGAAGGCATGGCGGTCGGCGTTTCGGCCGGCGGCGGCATGCCCGACGCCGATAGCCTGGCCATGGGCATCGCCTTGCAGGATGTGCCCGAGGGACTGGTGATTGCGTTGGTGTTGGCCGGGGCAGGGATGTCGCGGGTCAAGGCGTTCCTGATCGGCGCGGCATCGGGGCTGGTGGAGCCGGTCTTCGCGCTGTTGTGTGCGTGGCTGGTGAGCCTGGCGGAATTGCTGCTGCCGTTGGGACTGGCGCTGGCGGCCGGGGCGATGCTGCTGGTGGTGACCCATGAAGTCATCCCGGAGTCGCGGCGCAATGGTCACGACAAGCTGGCCAGCCTGGGATTGTTGATGGGGTTTTGTTTGATGATGGTGATGGATACAGCGTTGGCCTAG
- a CDS encoding superoxide dismutase, protein MAFTLPALPYAYDALEPHIDAQTMEIHYTKHHQTYINNLNAAVEGTEFAEWSVEKLVASVQQLPEKLRAAVINQGGGHANHSLFWEVMAPNAGGKPDGTLAKAIDEQLGGLDSFKEAFTKAALTRFGSGWAWLSVTPQKTLIVESSGNQDSPLMNGNTPILGLDVWEHAYYLRYQNRRPEYINAFYNVINWPEVAARYQAALV, encoded by the coding sequence ATGGCTTTTACCTTGCCTGCCTTGCCGTACGCCTACGACGCCCTGGAACCGCACATTGATGCGCAAACCATGGAAATCCACTACACCAAGCACCACCAGACCTATATCAACAACCTCAACGCGGCCGTTGAAGGCACCGAGTTTGCCGAATGGTCGGTGGAAAAACTGGTGGCCAGCGTCCAGCAACTCCCGGAAAAACTGCGCGCCGCGGTGATCAATCAGGGCGGCGGTCACGCCAACCATTCGCTGTTCTGGGAGGTCATGGCGCCTAACGCGGGCGGCAAGCCTGATGGCACGCTGGCCAAGGCTATCGATGAACAACTGGGCGGTCTCGACAGCTTCAAGGAAGCCTTTACCAAAGCCGCGCTGACTCGCTTCGGCAGTGGCTGGGCGTGGTTGAGCGTGACGCCGCAAAAGACCCTGATCGTGGAAAGCAGCGGCAACCAGGACAGCCCGTTGATGAACGGCAACACGCCGATCCTTGGCCTCGACGTCTGGGAACACGCCTATTACCTGCGTTATCAGAACCGTCGCCCGGAATACATCAACGCGTTCTACAACGTGATCAATTGGCCCGAAGTCGCGGCGCGCTATCAGGCTGCGCTGGTTTAA
- a CDS encoding class II fumarate hydratase, which produces MSNTRIERDSMGELQVPEAALYGAQTQRAVDNFPISGKPMPVQFVRALILAKAAAARANVELKQISESQGKAIVDAAQGLIEGDFMQHFPVDIFQTGSGTSSNMNANEVIATLASRLLGEPVNPNDHVNCGQSSNDIIPTTIHVSAALALHEQLLPALVHLVQVIEHKAEQVHHHVKTGRTHLMDAMPVRMSQVLNGWAQQLKANIGHLQDLLPSLQSLAQGGTAVGTGINAHPQFAARFSQQLSKLTQVQFQPGKDLFALIGSQDTAVAVSGQLKATAVSLMKIANDLRWMNSGPLAGLGEIELEALQPGSSIMPGKVNPVIPEATAMVAAQVIGNDTVITIAGQSGNFELNVMLPIIAQNLLSSIELLANSSRLLGDKAIASFKVNEARLKEALSRNPILVTALNPIIGYQKAAEIAKKAYQQGRPVIDVALEHTDLSRSQLEELLNPEKLTAGGV; this is translated from the coding sequence ATGAGTAACACTCGTATCGAACGCGACAGCATGGGCGAGCTGCAAGTCCCGGAGGCTGCCCTCTACGGCGCGCAAACCCAACGTGCAGTGGATAACTTCCCGATCAGCGGCAAACCGATGCCGGTGCAGTTCGTCCGCGCGTTGATCCTGGCCAAGGCTGCTGCCGCCCGGGCCAACGTCGAGCTCAAGCAGATCAGCGAATCCCAGGGCAAAGCCATCGTCGATGCCGCTCAAGGCCTGATCGAAGGCGATTTCATGCAGCACTTTCCGGTGGATATCTTCCAGACCGGTTCCGGCACCAGCTCCAACATGAACGCCAATGAAGTGATCGCCACCCTGGCCAGTCGATTGCTGGGTGAGCCAGTAAACCCCAACGATCACGTCAACTGCGGCCAGAGCAGCAACGACATCATCCCGACCACCATTCACGTCAGTGCCGCACTGGCCTTGCATGAGCAACTGCTGCCGGCGCTGGTGCATCTGGTGCAAGTGATCGAACACAAGGCCGAGCAGGTTCATCACCACGTCAAAACCGGGCGCACGCACCTGATGGATGCGATGCCGGTGCGCATGAGCCAGGTGCTCAACGGCTGGGCGCAACAGCTCAAGGCCAACATCGGCCACCTGCAAGACTTGCTACCGAGTCTGCAATCCCTGGCGCAGGGCGGCACGGCAGTGGGCACCGGAATCAACGCACATCCGCAGTTCGCGGCGCGTTTCAGCCAGCAATTGAGCAAATTGACCCAGGTGCAATTCCAGCCGGGCAAGGACCTGTTTGCGCTGATCGGCTCCCAGGACACGGCAGTCGCCGTGTCTGGCCAGCTCAAGGCCACCGCGGTGTCGCTGATGAAAATTGCCAACGACCTGCGCTGGATGAACTCCGGGCCATTGGCCGGCCTCGGCGAAATCGAACTCGAAGCCTTGCAGCCGGGCTCCTCGATCATGCCGGGCAAGGTCAACCCGGTGATCCCGGAAGCCACGGCGATGGTTGCCGCTCAAGTGATCGGCAATGACACGGTGATCACCATCGCCGGCCAGTCGGGCAACTTCGAATTGAACGTGATGCTGCCGATCATCGCCCAGAACCTGCTGAGCAGCATCGAATTGCTGGCCAACTCCAGCCGTCTGCTGGGCGACAAGGCCATCGCCAGCTTCAAGGTCAACGAGGCCCGGCTCAAGGAAGCGCTGTCGCGCAACCCGATTCTGGTCACGGCACTCAACCCGATAATCGGTTACCAAAAAGCCGCGGAGATCGCCAAGAAGGCGTATCAGCAGGGCCGTCCGGTGATTGATGTCGCCCTGGAACACACCGACCTGTCGCGTAGCCAACTGGAAGAGTTGCTCAATCCAGAAAAGCTCACTGCCGGCGGCGTGTAA
- a CDS encoding FagA protein: MSSALHEQPYLESWRWMSRQIRCAMDPDEPRLIEHYLAEGRYLACCTATSPWTISETSFRLLLDTAADVALPWHWRTLCLDQAWRPLRELERLSLCKCRLKRWQSYTWQLATCELQPSIPLIELVQGFPDE, encoded by the coding sequence ATGAGTTCTGCCTTGCACGAGCAGCCTTACCTCGAAAGCTGGCGCTGGATGAGTCGCCAGATTCGTTGCGCGATGGATCCCGACGAACCGCGCCTGATCGAACATTACCTGGCCGAAGGCCGGTATCTGGCCTGTTGCACGGCCACCTCACCCTGGACCATCTCTGAAACCTCCTTCCGTTTGTTGCTCGACACCGCCGCCGATGTCGCGCTGCCGTGGCACTGGCGCACCTTGTGTCTCGACCAGGCCTGGCGCCCATTGCGCGAGCTGGAACGCCTCTCTTTGTGCAAATGCCGCCTAAAGCGCTGGCAGAGCTACACCTGGCAACTGGCGACCTGCGAGTTGCAGCCCTCGATTCCCCTCATAGAACTGGTGCAAGGATTTCCCGATGAGTAA
- the pmbA gene encoding metalloprotease PmbA, which produces MSAVESVGPQALPALQEQVEQIIAEAKRQGASACEVAVSLEQGLSTSVRQREVETVEFNRDQGFGITLYVGQRKGSASTSASGPEAIRETVAAALAIAKHTSEDEASGLADAALMAKDLRDFDLFHEWDITPEQAIEMALSCEAAAFATDSRIKNADGTTLSTHQGCRVYGNSHGFIGGYASTRHSLSCVMIAEAEGQMQRDYWYDVNRQGNLLADPVSIGQRAAQRAASRLGARPVPTCEVPVLFSAELAGGLFGSFLSAVSGGSLYRKSSFLEGTLGQKLFPEWLTLDERPHLMQAMGSSAFDGDGLATYAKPFVENGVLVSYILGTYSGRKLGMPSTANAGGVHNLFVTHGDEDQAALLRRMGRGLLVTELMGQGLNMVTGDYSRGAAGFWVENGEIQFAVQEVTIAGNMRDMFKQIVAVGNDLELRSNIRTGSVLIERMTVAGS; this is translated from the coding sequence ATGAGTGCAGTTGAAAGCGTCGGCCCACAAGCGTTGCCGGCACTGCAAGAGCAAGTCGAGCAGATCATCGCTGAAGCCAAGCGCCAGGGTGCCAGCGCCTGTGAAGTCGCGGTGTCGCTGGAGCAGGGCCTGTCCACTTCGGTGCGTCAGCGGGAAGTCGAAACCGTCGAATTCAATCGCGATCAGGGTTTTGGCATCACCTTGTACGTCGGCCAGCGCAAAGGCTCGGCCAGCACCTCGGCCAGCGGTCCGGAGGCGATTCGCGAAACCGTCGCTGCCGCACTGGCCATTGCCAAACACACCTCGGAAGACGAAGCCTCCGGCTTGGCTGATGCCGCGCTGATGGCCAAGGATCTGCGGGATTTCGACCTGTTCCACGAGTGGGACATCACCCCCGAGCAAGCCATCGAGATGGCCCTGAGCTGTGAAGCGGCGGCGTTTGCCACCGACAGCCGGATCAAGAACGCCGACGGCACCACCCTCAGCACGCATCAGGGCTGCCGCGTCTACGGCAACAGCCACGGCTTTATCGGTGGCTACGCATCGACTCGTCACAGCCTGAGTTGCGTGATGATCGCCGAGGCCGAAGGCCAGATGCAGCGCGATTACTGGTACGACGTGAACCGTCAAGGCAACTTGCTGGCTGACCCGGTGAGCATCGGCCAGCGTGCCGCGCAACGGGCAGCGAGCCGTCTGGGCGCCCGCCCGGTGCCGACCTGCGAAGTGCCGGTGCTGTTTTCGGCGGAGTTGGCCGGTGGTTTGTTCGGCAGCTTCCTGTCGGCGGTGTCCGGCGGCAGCCTGTATCGCAAATCGTCGTTCCTCGAAGGCACCCTGGGGCAGAAGCTGTTCCCGGAATGGCTGACCCTGGATGAGCGTCCGCATTTGATGCAAGCGATGGGCAGCTCGGCGTTCGATGGCGATGGTCTGGCGACCTATGCCAAACCGTTCGTCGAAAATGGCGTTTTGGTGTCGTACATCCTCGGCACCTATTCCGGTCGTAAACTGGGCATGCCAAGCACCGCCAACGCCGGCGGCGTGCACAACCTGTTCGTCACCCATGGCGACGAAGACCAGGCCGCGCTGTTGCGTCGCATGGGCCGTGGCTTGCTGGTCACCGAATTGATGGGCCAGGGCTTGAACATGGTCACCGGTGACTATTCCCGTGGTGCGGCGGGTTTCTGGGTCGAGAACGGCGAAATCCAGTTCGCGGTCCAGGAAGTGACTATCGCCGGCAACATGCGCGACATGTTCAAGCAGATTGTGGCGGTGGGGAATGACCTGGAACTGCGCAGCAACATTCGCACCGGTTCGGTGTTGATCGAGCGGATGACGGTGGCGGGCAGCTGA
- the yjgA gene encoding ribosome biogenesis factor YjgA, producing MVDSYDDSLDTGEKSKSQVKRELHALVDLGERLTTLKPDLLAKLPLTDAMRRALADAPKHTANIARKRHLMFIGKLMRDQDTDAIFKLLDQLDASTRQYNERFHGLERWRDRLIAGDDAVLEKFVLDYPEADRQQLRSLIRQAQHELATNKPPASSRKVFKYIRELDETQRGLR from the coding sequence ATGGTTGATTCTTACGACGACTCCCTCGATACGGGAGAAAAAAGCAAATCCCAGGTTAAACGCGAGCTGCATGCTCTGGTTGACCTCGGCGAACGCCTTACAACGCTCAAGCCTGACTTGCTGGCAAAACTGCCGTTGACCGACGCTATGCGCCGGGCCCTGGCCGATGCGCCCAAGCACACCGCGAATATCGCGCGTAAACGGCACCTGATGTTCATCGGCAAACTGATGCGCGATCAGGACACTGACGCCATTTTCAAGCTGCTCGATCAACTCGATGCCTCCACCCGGCAGTACAACGAACGTTTCCACGGCCTGGAACGCTGGCGCGATCGCTTGATCGCGGGCGACGATGCAGTCCTGGAGAAGTTCGTGCTCGACTACCCGGAGGCTGATCGTCAACAGTTGCGCTCCCTGATCCGTCAGGCCCAGCACGAACTGGCGACCAACAAGCCACCGGCATCGAGCCGTAAAGTCTTCAAGTACATCCGTGAGCTGGACGAGACTCAACGCGGTCTGCGTTAA
- the tldD gene encoding metalloprotease TldD — protein sequence MSELLSSVSDHLLAPGGVTIESLQSVLGDLAGPGIDAADLYFQGQISESWALEDGIVKEGSFNLDQGVGVRAQSGEKTGFAYSNAITLEALGAAARAARSISRAGQNGTVQAFTTQDVAQLYGPDNPLEVMTRAEKVELLKRIDVATRALDPRIQQVTVSMAGVWERILVASTDGSLAADVRPLVRFNVSVIVEQNGRRERGGHGGGGRTDYRYFLSDDRAMGYAREALRQALVNLEAIPAPAGTLPVVLGSGWSGVLLHEAVGHGLEGDFNRKGSSAYSGRMGEMVASKLCTIVDDGTIAGRRGSLSVDDEGTPTECTTLIENGVLKGYMQDKLNARLMGVARTGNGRRESYAHLPMPRMTNTYMLAGQSDPEEIIASVKRGIYCANLGGGQVDITSGKFVFSTSEAYLIEDGKITAPVKGATLIGNGPEAMSKVSMVGNDLALDSGVGTCGKDGQSVPVGVGQPTLKIDAITVGGTGS from the coding sequence ATGAGCGAGTTGTTGTCCTCAGTCAGTGACCACCTGTTAGCGCCCGGCGGCGTGACGATCGAGAGTCTGCAAAGTGTGCTCGGCGATCTGGCCGGCCCGGGCATCGATGCTGCCGATCTGTATTTCCAGGGCCAGATTTCCGAGTCCTGGGCGCTGGAAGACGGGATCGTCAAGGAAGGCAGCTTCAACCTCGACCAGGGCGTCGGCGTGCGCGCGCAATCGGGTGAGAAGACCGGTTTTGCCTACAGCAATGCCATCACCCTCGAAGCGTTGGGCGCGGCGGCTCGTGCGGCCCGTTCGATCTCCCGCGCCGGGCAGAACGGCACCGTGCAAGCGTTCACCACCCAGGATGTCGCCCAGTTGTACGGGCCGGACAACCCGTTGGAAGTGATGACCCGCGCCGAGAAAGTCGAATTGCTCAAGCGTATCGACGTCGCGACTCGCGCCCTCGATCCACGTATCCAGCAAGTCACCGTGAGCATGGCCGGGGTTTGGGAGCGCATTCTCGTCGCGTCCACCGACGGCAGCCTGGCGGCGGATGTGCGGCCGCTGGTGCGCTTCAACGTCAGCGTGATCGTCGAGCAGAACGGGCGCCGCGAACGCGGCGGCCATGGCGGCGGCGGTCGTACCGATTACCGTTATTTCCTCAGCGATGACCGCGCGATGGGCTATGCCCGTGAAGCGTTGCGTCAGGCGTTGGTGAACCTGGAGGCGATTCCGGCGCCGGCCGGCACATTGCCGGTGGTGTTGGGTTCGGGCTGGTCCGGCGTGCTGCTGCACGAAGCGGTCGGTCATGGCCTGGAGGGCGACTTCAACCGTAAAGGCAGTTCGGCCTACAGCGGGCGTATGGGCGAGATGGTTGCCTCCAAACTGTGCACCATCGTCGATGACGGCACGATCGCCGGTCGCCGGGGCTCGTTGAGCGTCGACGACGAAGGCACCCCGACCGAGTGCACCACGCTGATCGAAAACGGCGTGCTCAAAGGCTATATGCAGGACAAGCTCAACGCGCGCCTGATGGGCGTGGCCCGTACCGGTAACGGTCGTCGCGAATCCTACGCGCACTTGCCGATGCCGCGGATGACCAACACCTACATGCTGGCCGGCCAAAGCGACCCGGAAGAAATCATCGCCTCGGTGAAGCGCGGCATCTACTGCGCCAACCTCGGCGGCGGTCAGGTGGACATCACCAGTGGCAAGTTCGTGTTCTCCACCAGCGAGGCGTACCTGATCGAAGACGGCAAGATTACTGCCCCGGTCAAAGGCGCGACGTTGATCGGCAACGGCCCGGAAGCCATGAGCAAGGTGTCGATGGTCGGTAACGACCTGGCGCTGGACAGTGGTGTGGGGACGTGCGGGAAGGATGGGCAGTCGGTGCCGGTGGGTGTCGGCCAGCCAACGCTGAAAATCGATGCGATCACTGTGGGTGGCACAGGATCCTGA
- a CDS encoding carbon-nitrogen hydrolase family protein: MSVAVIQMVSQNDVLANLAQARRLLEQAANAGARLAVLPENFAAMGRRDIADIGRAEAMGDGPILPWLKQTARALKLWIVAGTLPLPPVDQPTAKVHACSLLVDDQGETVARYDKLHLFDVDVADNRGRYRESDDYAYGSGVVVADTPVGRVGLTVCYDLRFPELYSELRAAGAELITAPSAFTAVTGAAHWDVLIRARAIETQCYVLAAAQGGTHPGPRETYGHAAIVDPWGRVLAQQDQGEAVLLAERDSSEQASIRARMPVSSHRRFFSQGAQRPASEREFKA, translated from the coding sequence ATGTCTGTAGCGGTGATTCAAATGGTCAGCCAGAACGATGTGCTGGCCAATCTGGCCCAGGCCAGGCGCCTGCTTGAACAAGCGGCAAACGCTGGCGCACGGCTGGCGGTGCTGCCGGAAAACTTCGCCGCCATGGGCCGACGCGACATTGCCGATATCGGCCGCGCCGAAGCCATGGGCGACGGCCCGATCCTGCCGTGGTTGAAACAGACCGCCCGCGCCCTCAAGTTATGGATAGTCGCCGGCACGTTGCCGTTGCCGCCGGTGGATCAGCCGACGGCGAAGGTGCATGCCTGCTCGCTGCTGGTGGATGACCAGGGCGAAACCGTTGCACGGTATGACAAGCTGCACCTGTTCGACGTCGATGTGGCGGACAATCGCGGGCGTTACCGTGAATCCGATGACTATGCTTATGGCAGTGGCGTTGTGGTGGCGGACACGCCCGTCGGTCGAGTCGGCCTGACGGTGTGTTATGACCTGCGCTTCCCGGAGTTGTACAGCGAATTGCGTGCTGCCGGTGCGGAGCTGATTACCGCACCATCGGCCTTTACCGCCGTGACCGGTGCGGCCCATTGGGATGTGCTGATCCGCGCACGGGCCATCGAGACCCAGTGTTATGTGCTCGCGGCCGCCCAGGGTGGCACCCATCCGGGGCCGCGAGAGACGTATGGGCATGCTGCCATCGTCGACCCGTGGGGTCGCGTGCTGGCGCAACAGGATCAAGGCGAGGCCGTGTTGCTGGCCGAACGCGATAGCAGCGAACAGGCGTCCATCAGGGCGCGGATGCCGGTGTCCAGTCACCGGCGCTTTTTCTCGCAGGGCGCCCAGCGACCTGCCTCAGAACGTGAATTTAAGGCGTAA